One Halobacterium sp. DL1 DNA window includes the following coding sequences:
- a CDS encoding 3-hydroxybutyryl-CoA dehydratase (Catalyzes the reversible hydration of unsaturated fatty acyl-CoA to beta-hydroxyacyl-CoA), translated as MSDVAETAADCEFVAVTENDPEHVTTVTIDRPDARNALHGPLREELKAVFAAVDESDARVVVLTGSDDAGAFVAGADVSELRERNAVEQRRASERPRVYETVEDVRQPVIARLNGHALGGGLELALACDVRVAHERAKLGSPEINLGIIPGGGATQRLPRIVGEGQAMKLVLSGDLVDAAEARDIGLVEDVYGDDEFDDAVSDLAASMAENSPVALAYGKDAVQAASRMDLEAGIEYEAELFAQLFSTADKDEGIDAFFEDRTPEWRGR; from the coding sequence GTGAGCGACGTCGCCGAGACCGCGGCGGACTGTGAGTTCGTGGCTGTGACGGAGAACGACCCAGAGCACGTGACGACGGTCACCATCGACCGACCGGACGCGCGGAACGCGCTGCACGGGCCGCTCCGCGAGGAACTGAAGGCAGTGTTCGCGGCCGTCGACGAGAGCGACGCGCGGGTCGTGGTTCTCACGGGAAGCGACGACGCAGGGGCGTTCGTCGCTGGCGCCGACGTCAGTGAACTCCGCGAGCGGAACGCCGTCGAGCAGCGCCGAGCGAGCGAGCGGCCCCGCGTCTACGAGACGGTCGAAGACGTTCGCCAGCCCGTGATTGCCCGGTTGAACGGTCACGCGCTGGGGGGCGGTCTCGAACTCGCGCTCGCCTGCGACGTCCGGGTCGCCCACGAGCGGGCCAAACTCGGGAGCCCCGAGATCAACCTCGGCATCATCCCGGGCGGCGGCGCGACCCAGCGCCTCCCGCGAATCGTTGGGGAGGGGCAGGCGATGAAACTCGTGCTCTCCGGGGACCTCGTGGACGCCGCGGAGGCCAGGGATATCGGCCTCGTCGAGGACGTGTACGGCGACGACGAGTTCGACGACGCGGTGTCCGACCTCGCGGCGTCGATGGCCGAGAACAGTCCGGTCGCCCTGGCGTACGGGAAGGACGCCGTGCAGGCGGCCTCCCGGATGGACCTCGAGGCGGGCATCGAGTACGAGGCGGAGCTGTTCGCGCAGCTGTTCTCGACGGCGGACAAGGACGAGGGCATCGACGCCTTCTTCGAGGACCGGACCCCCGAGTGGCGTGGTCGATAA
- a CDS encoding 3-hydroxyacyl-CoA dehydrogenase — translation MKVAVLGAGTMGHGIAQVAAMAGHDVSLRDVDADIVDEGFDAIESNLAGGVEREKVTPAERDATLDRLSGTTDLDEAVADAELVVEAVPEDVDLKQSVLGEAESAAPDDAVLASNTSSLPVTELASVLENPDQFVGLHFFNPVHIMALVEVVVAEQTSGETLSFAREFVEGIDKTAVEVQDSPGFASSRLGVSLGVEAMRMVEEGVASPRDVDASMELGYNHPMGPIELGDVVGLDVRLDILEHLREELGERFRPPQILKRKVRAGKLGKKTGEGFYVWEDGEIGGVSGDLDSSGHDDGGDGA, via the coding sequence ATGAAGGTCGCAGTACTCGGCGCGGGCACGATGGGGCACGGCATCGCCCAGGTTGCCGCGATGGCGGGCCACGACGTGTCGCTCCGGGACGTGGACGCGGACATCGTGGACGAGGGCTTCGACGCCATCGAGTCGAACCTGGCGGGCGGCGTCGAACGGGAGAAGGTGACACCGGCGGAGCGGGACGCGACGCTCGACCGGCTCTCGGGGACGACCGACCTCGACGAGGCCGTGGCGGACGCCGAACTCGTCGTGGAAGCTGTCCCGGAGGACGTGGACCTGAAGCAGTCCGTGCTGGGCGAGGCTGAGAGTGCCGCACCCGACGACGCCGTGCTGGCGTCGAACACGTCGAGTCTCCCGGTGACGGAGCTCGCGTCGGTCCTCGAGAACCCGGACCAGTTCGTCGGCCTCCACTTCTTCAACCCCGTCCACATCATGGCGCTCGTCGAAGTGGTGGTCGCCGAGCAGACCAGCGGAGAGACGCTGTCGTTCGCCCGCGAGTTCGTCGAGGGCATCGACAAGACTGCCGTGGAAGTCCAGGACTCGCCCGGGTTCGCGTCCTCGCGGCTAGGCGTCTCGCTCGGCGTCGAGGCGATGCGGATGGTCGAGGAGGGCGTGGCCAGCCCTCGCGACGTGGACGCGTCGATGGAACTCGGCTACAACCACCCGATGGGCCCCATCGAACTCGGCGACGTGGTCGGCCTGGACGTGCGCCTGGACATCCTCGAACACCTCCGCGAGGAGCTCGGGGAGCGGTTCCGGCCGCCACAGATTCTGAAGCGGAAAGTGCGCGCAGGCAAACTGGGAAAGAAGACCGGCGAGGGGTTCTACGTCTGGGAGGACGGCGAGATAGGGGGAGTGAGTGGCGACCTCGACTCGAGCGGGCACGACGACGGAGGTGATGGGGCGTGA